In Leptospira harrisiae, one genomic interval encodes:
- a CDS encoding metalloenzyme has product MIFYVFLDGVGIANYDPKSNPFSRFAKGFLAPVGGIPIADADLPHLSSPLHYIKTDAHMGVPGLPQSATGQTALWTGIPGPKVLGRHVSGFPTITLRKIISKYSLIKVLNENGHLSDFLNCFSPPYLKHVEEKPKLVSASTLVQLASGRPLKNFDDLSNGRGLYMDLTHEIMGTLGIDMLKPGDPLLNKRDPYELGKNSFSKFANYQLALYEYFLTDKVGHAMDWEKAELVIKNLEDFFRGLLESIDPNKDLLIVSSDHGNMEDLSQKNHTENPAATILYGKDADRFAENIHSLADIVPEIYKTFGMEEAIYNTKTNEFLIESD; this is encoded by the coding sequence ATGATTTTTTATGTATTTTTGGACGGAGTGGGAATTGCCAACTACGATCCCAAATCCAACCCATTTAGCCGTTTTGCCAAAGGTTTTTTAGCCCCTGTGGGAGGAATCCCGATAGCAGATGCAGACCTTCCTCATCTTTCTTCCCCGTTGCATTATATCAAAACCGATGCCCATATGGGTGTCCCCGGCCTTCCCCAGTCTGCCACAGGCCAAACGGCACTTTGGACCGGAATCCCAGGACCCAAAGTGCTGGGTCGCCACGTGAGTGGATTTCCGACCATCACCCTTCGTAAAATCATTTCGAAATACTCTCTCATCAAAGTTTTAAATGAAAATGGTCACTTAAGTGATTTTCTAAATTGTTTTTCTCCACCCTATCTAAAACACGTAGAAGAAAAACCAAAACTAGTTTCTGCGTCTACCTTAGTGCAGTTGGCGAGTGGCCGTCCTTTAAAAAACTTCGATGACCTTTCAAATGGTCGCGGTCTTTATATGGACCTTACCCATGAGATTATGGGAACACTTGGGATTGATATGTTAAAACCTGGTGATCCCCTTCTCAATAAAAGAGATCCTTATGAACTCGGCAAAAATTCATTTTCTAAATTTGCAAATTACCAGTTGGCTTTGTATGAATACTTTCTAACAGACAAAGTAGGCCATGCCATGGATTGGGAAAAAGCAGAGTTAGTGATCAAAAACTTGGAAGATTTTTTTCGTGGTCTTTTAGAAAGTATAGATCCAAACAAAGACCTACTCATTGTTTCCAGTGATCACGGAAATATGGAAGACTTAAGTCAAAAAAATCATACGGAAAACCCGGCGGCCACCATCCTTTATGGAAAGGATGCTGACCGCTTCGCAGAAAATATACATTCGCTTGCTGACATTGTTCCGGAAATTTATAAAACTTTCGGAATGGAAGAAGCCATTTACAATACCAAAACGAATGAATTTCTAATTGAATCCGACTAA
- a CDS encoding tetratricopeptide repeat protein, translating into MNRIIVTLAGFLFIVAGLSTAYYQTNISAKEDQSQVILEKIAEGEEYLKQSNPQSKERAITIFSELAGKRGMEKYEFQIKYNQARALEKNSDFYPALDIYKDLKKNSNLKADEKEKLSYSLGNLLLKIGNESEGKAHLESVLQSSSDNKLRSKSFLSLGDFYYRTGNFETARKNYTLALQEDPNNTESRIGWGRALRKLGKDWASFDVFDEYIETADQLAGADEKVVGEYKDSVLKDAKDNYTKKQYAKAIELFQKVISVNPAPKKEEEALYYIALSYDGMGKQVESLTYINKLLNNSDYSLDQAALYKKGTIYFRQGKFEKAAGIFQTIVDKYPKNQITDKAIAWKKESLDQFTDHNDLDDSDVSSDSNSSKPSSVSNRPESGNDLEF; encoded by the coding sequence ATGAATCGAATCATCGTAACGTTGGCAGGATTTTTATTTATTGTAGCAGGCCTTTCAACTGCGTATTACCAAACGAATATTTCTGCTAAAGAAGACCAATCACAAGTTATATTGGAAAAAATTGCTGAAGGGGAAGAATACTTAAAACAATCCAATCCGCAAAGTAAAGAACGAGCAATCACCATCTTCTCTGAGTTAGCTGGAAAAAGAGGAATGGAAAAGTATGAATTCCAAATTAAATACAACCAAGCAAGAGCATTAGAGAAAAATTCTGATTTTTATCCAGCTTTAGATATTTATAAAGACCTAAAAAAGAATTCCAATCTAAAGGCAGATGAAAAAGAAAAACTAAGTTATTCACTGGGAAATCTACTTTTGAAAATTGGAAACGAATCAGAAGGTAAGGCTCATTTAGAATCTGTTTTGCAATCGAGTTCAGATAACAAACTAAGATCTAAGTCTTTTTTATCCCTTGGCGATTTTTATTATCGAACCGGAAATTTTGAAACTGCTCGAAAAAACTATACACTGGCTCTTCAGGAAGATCCAAATAATACAGAATCTAGAATTGGTTGGGGAAGAGCACTTCGTAAACTTGGAAAAGACTGGGCTTCGTTTGATGTATTTGATGAATACATTGAAACTGCTGACCAACTGGCAGGAGCCGATGAAAAAGTGGTTGGGGAATACAAAGACTCAGTTTTGAAAGATGCTAAGGATAATTACACAAAAAAACAATATGCTAAAGCAATTGAGCTTTTCCAAAAAGTAATCAGTGTAAATCCAGCTCCTAAAAAAGAAGAGGAAGCTTTATACTACATTGCATTATCTTATGATGGCATGGGCAAACAAGTTGAGTCACTTACTTATATTAATAAATTGCTCAATAACAGTGATTATTCGCTAGACCAAGCGGCTTTATACAAAAAAGGCACTATCTATTTCAGACAGGGGAAGTTTGAAAAAGCGGCAGGAATATTTCAAACAATTGTAGATAAATACCCTAAAAACCAGATTACCGACAAGGCGATTGCATGGAAAAAAGAATCACTCGATCAGTTTACCGACCACAATGATCTTGATGATTCAGATGTATCGTCTGATTCCAATTCATCTAAACCAAGTTCGGTGTCAAATCGACCTGAATCTGGAAATGATTTAGAATTTTAG
- a CDS encoding tetratricopeptide repeat protein: MKFSIQFWVAVLLLSQFPVWADSGFEESRYPTIAKAIHASLLPDKKSIRLDWDPPKQEGEIIVARSTVMIDSAEKLYIADSLGRYKASGANATRVYFDYNLKPGTYYYAIVMVTDVRRREVKLFSNQNYTVIPVHIEEENGTPVVGQNPDFPAFPSDAGIQSMVGGVSGITANIERKFVRLNWTPPNGATAGRTLYTVYRSNLPLTSLPLMQKAEKLAELTHPVNSFLDQDLDKSQTIYYGVSVKQVGGEETLPLEDKKSTLRVFYIKQTEKNNAEVIVEESPKKTKQEVASNETRPELGGAMHVRGLGYERVGKGAVISWLSPEAADETTVYSLYASVKPLNQGTSSFGQGSVVKVATVLHPKTNFFIKELKEIDELYFGVTAKSNGIPEDYNLKENVSYFKYNFSKDILPQEEPNVVAESHPKKEPEKPENYKNEHAVSPTDIIPPKETNESVDDLKEEPSATVNYDLGQTDLNRIIKETVIRKKYETALYRLEEYLKYESNSYLRGKAMFFLGVSALKTGDTKKALKCFLKRETKSYSPTRVEFWTNQTLSQAGRGNL; encoded by the coding sequence ATGAAGTTCTCGATTCAATTCTGGGTGGCTGTACTGCTATTGTCTCAATTTCCGGTTTGGGCAGACTCTGGATTTGAGGAAAGTCGATATCCAACGATTGCCAAAGCAATCCATGCAAGTCTCCTCCCTGACAAAAAATCGATTCGTTTGGATTGGGATCCACCTAAACAAGAAGGTGAAATCATTGTGGCTCGTTCCACGGTAATGATTGATAGCGCGGAAAAACTCTATATTGCCGATTCATTAGGTCGATACAAAGCGTCTGGAGCAAACGCAACACGTGTTTATTTTGACTATAATCTAAAACCTGGCACTTACTATTACGCAATTGTAATGGTAACAGATGTTCGTCGTAGAGAAGTAAAATTATTTTCGAACCAAAATTATACAGTAATACCTGTCCATATTGAAGAAGAAAATGGAACACCAGTCGTCGGACAAAATCCTGATTTTCCTGCCTTTCCTTCTGATGCAGGAATCCAGTCGATGGTGGGTGGGGTGTCCGGTATTACTGCAAATATTGAAAGAAAATTTGTTCGTTTGAATTGGACACCACCAAACGGTGCAACGGCGGGGCGAACTTTATATACGGTTTACAGATCCAATTTACCTTTAACAAGTTTGCCATTGATGCAAAAAGCAGAAAAGCTGGCGGAACTCACTCATCCTGTGAATTCATTTTTGGACCAAGATTTGGATAAATCACAGACTATTTATTATGGTGTCTCTGTAAAACAAGTTGGTGGAGAAGAAACTCTTCCTTTGGAAGATAAAAAATCCACCTTACGAGTATTTTACATTAAACAAACAGAAAAAAATAATGCAGAAGTCATTGTTGAAGAATCACCTAAAAAAACAAAACAAGAAGTCGCATCCAATGAAACAAGGCCTGAGCTAGGTGGAGCCATGCACGTCAGAGGGCTTGGTTATGAACGTGTGGGCAAGGGTGCCGTGATTAGTTGGCTTAGTCCAGAAGCTGCGGATGAAACAACAGTTTATAGTTTATATGCATCAGTAAAACCTTTAAACCAAGGAACTTCTTCCTTTGGCCAAGGATCTGTTGTGAAAGTCGCAACTGTGTTACATCCCAAAACAAACTTTTTTATCAAAGAATTAAAAGAAATTGATGAACTGTATTTTGGTGTGACCGCAAAGTCCAATGGAATTCCAGAAGATTACAATTTGAAAGAAAACGTATCTTACTTTAAATACAATTTTTCAAAAGATATCCTTCCGCAAGAAGAACCGAATGTGGTGGCTGAGTCTCATCCAAAAAAAGAACCAGAAAAACCAGAAAATTATAAAAATGAACATGCTGTATCTCCAACAGATATCATTCCTCCGAAGGAAACAAATGAATCAGTGGATGATTTGAAAGAAGAGCCATCTGCCACTGTGAATTATGATTTAGGTCAAACGGATCTAAATCGAATCATCAAAGAAACTGTCATTAGAAAAAAATATGAAACAGCATTGTATCGATTGGAAGAGTATTTAAAATATGAATCCAATTCTTACTTACGAGGAAAAGCTATGTTTTTTCTTGGAGTGAGTGCATTAAAAACGGGTGATACCAAAAAAGCATTAAAATGCTTTTTGAAACGGGAAACTAAATCTTATTCACCAACTCGAGTGGAATTTTGGACGAATCAAACCCTAAGTCAGGCGGGTAGAGGGAATTTATGA
- a CDS encoding SAM-dependent methyltransferase, producing the protein MSETEYYRSQSYQEYLLSSHRREVCPPEDVYAFFNWKGLNNLVDFGSGLGFYFNEFRKWFPHVWIWAAECQQEIIDMVLRRKLMEGIEQLTPFHMDQSDHPLLPEWVPVPEIIFASLSLSTFPNPGLAMDGLIRSMKAGGRLFIIDWSKTESGFGPKINEKISMDKMKFLAEEYKLEVTKSGRISEHFYGMEVRASSNFIYGYYDLKEEEDEDTAVFKQ; encoded by the coding sequence ATGTCGGAAACGGAATACTACCGTTCGCAAAGTTACCAAGAATACTTACTTTCGAGTCATAGGAGAGAGGTTTGCCCTCCAGAAGATGTTTATGCCTTTTTCAATTGGAAAGGTTTAAACAACCTAGTGGATTTCGGAAGTGGGCTTGGTTTTTACTTTAACGAGTTTAGAAAATGGTTTCCTCATGTTTGGATTTGGGCGGCGGAGTGCCAACAAGAGATCATCGATATGGTCCTTCGTCGTAAACTGATGGAAGGGATTGAACAACTCACACCTTTCCACATGGACCAATCAGACCACCCTCTCCTACCGGAATGGGTTCCAGTCCCAGAAATTATTTTTGCCTCCCTATCGTTATCCACATTTCCTAATCCTGGTTTGGCGATGGATGGACTCATTCGTTCCATGAAAGCGGGAGGAAGGCTTTTTATCATCGATTGGTCAAAAACCGAATCTGGATTTGGTCCTAAAATCAACGAAAAGATTTCGATGGATAAAATGAAATTTCTTGCGGAAGAATACAAACTGGAAGTCACTAAGTCAGGAAGGATTTCCGAACACTTTTATGGGATGGAAGTCAGAGCAAGTTCTAACTTTATTTATGGGTATTATGACCTCAAAGAAGAAGAAGATGAGGATACTGCAGTCTTCAAACAATAA